A part of Aegilops tauschii subsp. strangulata cultivar AL8/78 chromosome 2, Aet v6.0, whole genome shotgun sequence genomic DNA contains:
- the LOC109771572 gene encoding nodulation receptor kinase-like: MVARFPLLLLVFSAQLLITSAAAAASPHGLTQVDVAKRLKEELWQRNPGHEMLKSWNGGDPCSPSAWEGFSCRLLDGNQVVAKLNFSSKELQGPIPAAIGNLTELTEIDLQGNNFTGSIPESFSALTHLLKLSVKCNPLLSNQLPDGLSTNLDFSDGGCAAGEHSSPPGAANQRTFVVSGLAGGSLACTFALGLFFTCFNKRERRSQKSDCASTTNPVFEERSIHITTNPAVQQLSYKSIQSATNHFKKLIGGGGFGAVYQGTLAHGQQVAVKVRSPASTQGTREFNNELRLLSTVWHDNLVPLIGYCCEKDQQILVYPLMSNGSLQDRLYGEASKRKVLDWPTRISVCIGAAKGLVYLHNFAGRCIIHRDVKSSNILLDQSMCGKVADFGFSKYAPQEGDSVASMEVRGTAGYLDPEYYSTQVLSTKSDVFSFGVVLLEIVTGREPLDVQRPRSEWSLVEWAKPYIRDFRIEEIVDPGIKGQYCSEAMWRVLEVATACTESFSTFRPSMEDIARELEDALIIENNASEYMRSMESTGTFGSNRYLSIDRKMFASGSARIDPAKFASGSGRIDAGKGPLQTMPSLPR, from the exons ATGGTCGCTCgcttccccctcctcctcctcgtcttctccGCGCAGCTCCTGatcacctccgccgccgccgccgcgtcgccccATGGACTCACACAAG TGGATGTGGCGAAGCGACTCAAGGAGGAGCTATGGCAAAGGAACCCAGGACATGAGATGCTCAAGTCATGGAATGGAGGAGACCCGTGCTCCCCATCTGCCTGGGAAGGCTTCTCTTGCCGATTACTAGATGGTAACCAGGTCGTAGCTAAGCT GAATTTTTCTTCGAAGGAACTGCAAGGGCCAATTCCCGCCGCGATCGGTAACCTGACGGAGCTAACTGAGAT TGATCTGCAGGGCAATAACTTCACCGGGTCTATTCCGGAATCTTTCTCTGCTCTCACTCACCTGCTGAAGCT GTCAGTGAAGTGCAACCCCTTGTTGAGCAATCAGCTACCTGATGGCCTGTCTACCAACCTGGATTTCAG CGATGGAGGCTGTGCTGCTGGAGAGCACAGTAGTCCACCTGGAGCTGCCAATCAGAGAACATTTGTTGTTAGCGGTCTTGCTGGAGGATCTTTGGCATGTACTTTTGCACTTGGATTGTTCTTCACTTGTTTCAACAAACGCGAACGACGCTCTCAGAAATCAGACTGTGCTTCTACAACAA ATCCTGTTTTCGAAGAACGCAGCATCCATATAACTACAAATCCTGCAGTACAACAGTTGTCCTACAAATCAATCCAGAGCGCAACAAATCACTTCAAGAAACTGATAGGAGGGGGTGGATTTGGAGCTGTTTATCAAGGTACTCTAGCACATGGCCAACAAGTCGCAGTAAAAGTCCGTTCACCTGCATCGACTCAGGGAACACGCGAGTTTAACAATGAG TTACGGCTACTTTCTACTGTGTGGCATGACAACTTGGTTCCTCTAATTGGCTATTGCTGTGAAAAGGATCAACAGATTTTGGTTTATCCACTCATGTCCAATGGCTCACTACAGGATCGCCTCTATG GTGAGGCATCAAAACGAAAAGTTCTTGATTGGCCAACCAGAATATCAGTTTGCATTGGTGCTGCTAAAG GACTAGTATATCTTCACAATTTTGCTGGCCGCTGCATCATACACAGAGATGTTAAGTCTAGCAACATACTTCTGGATCAGAGCATGTGTGGCAAGGTTGCCGACTTTGGGTTTTCAAAGTATGCGCCTCAGGAAGGCGACAGTGTTGCATCAATGGAAGTGAGAGGCACTGCTGGATACTTGGATCCTGA ATACTATTCCACTCAGGTGTTATCGACCAAAAGCGACGTGTTCAGCTTCGGGGTGGTTCTCTTGGAAATCGTGACCGGAAGGGAGCCTCTCGATGTTCAGAGGCCTCGGAGCGAATGGAGCTTAGTCGAGTGG GCAAAGCCATACATACGGGACTTCAGGATCGAGGAGATCGTGGACCCCGGCATAAAGGGGCAGTACTGCTCGGAGGCCATGTGGAGGGTGCTGGAGGTGGCCACGGCGTGCACCGAGTCCTTCTCGACCTTCCGCCCGAGCATGGAGGACATCGCGCGGGAGCTGGAGGACGCGCTCATCATCGAGAACAACGCGTCCGAGTACATGCGGTCCATGGAGAGCACGGGGACCTTCGGCTCCAACCGCTACCTGTCCATCGACAGGAAGATGTTCGCGTCGGGCTCGGCCCGGATCGACCCGGCCAAGTTCGCGTCGGGCTCGGGCCGGATCGACGCGGGCAAAGGGCCTCTGCAGACCATGCCTTCGCTTCCGAGGTAG
- the LOC109771571 gene encoding uncharacterized protein: MMNYLEIKNGEEYLMDPIQIKDNEGNPEEMLVDQLHFLEPICPEEVNEDTRVYPRVGDEYQVEVPNLTTEEERMKLRSLPVDGSRMFGFEYPVVVGLTIPVTWTPNTSTHVKGEWREFSGHTSCASEDDHNSHISAIIPRSLPQQSIYPDCLRCKVEYDDHGEKFPKSTGQDMYCLPKSEVLSCSCVKREVSDYIPLPGMSRYVWSVEEEQTLLLGLYIFGKNLVQVTKFIKSKTMGEVLSYYYGDFFKSDAYKRWSACRKVRSRRCILGLRIFSGSRQQELLSRLLAGVAREVQDPLLEVFKTFNEGISDFEQFILCLKSTVGAQVLVEAVGIGKGKYDLTGFALDPSRNHAISGRAEIPIGKACSSLSSGDIIKYLTGDFRLSKAKSNDLFWEAVWPRLLARGWHSEQPKDSSLVGKQALVFLIPGVKKFSRKKLVKGNHYFDSVSDVLRKVASEPRLLDFGVEGDNNGGEVKIAIGWINDVEPDKSTLADKKPASYIRPSEPGCSPELMKFTVVDTSFGQGEEPCKVRSLRNLPTDAGHGYSSSPHSGDSVSVNSEEHSDSEDSSEPYEDLDTNQRETDASCVDEERKNNPPTGDKMAADVLHKISSFPGRVNGHVSVDQCVGTKNNVCSSAGTVLPVGNQRIHATNSSTEINFQFDPRVNPEPQVFLAPMPKRRRLVSFKNERTGRKGTAVSKRHYGKQADTPLQPVPKANEASAGANPFVWSTISSSSTNITFGTNSNHTYCGQLHNVPPNVEVVYKEKAQRKHVIDLNIPQMPSDYESTTSYIQPPTDNNAVIMDIPMHPSETKEADDCLPDINTSSNAILSEQLSFNSRRQSTRSRPPTSRALEALACGFMGKQKGGEGNFPSSSRSSRPVRRPRRSTDVTVPFPSDGVGSGSHFSDQAIAVNEWRMSNNQFQILHSAPSNNSSEKGTLELFGADNSTDKGTREIVWHSVDGMKTSKELHAQQFH, encoded by the exons ATG ATGAATTATCTTGAAATCAAGAACGGAGAAGAATATCTG ATGGATCCTATTCAAATCAAGGATAACGAAGGGAATCCTGAAGAGATGCTTGTTGACCAGCTGCATTTTCTAGAACCCATATGTCCAGAGGAAGTCAATGAAGATACACGAGTATACCCTCGTGTGGGGGATGAGTACCAGGTGGAAGTTCCAAATCTAACAACAGAAGAGGAACGCATGAAATTAAGGTCTTTGCCAGTTGATGGTAGCAGAATGTTCGGTTTTGAGTATCCTGTAGTGGTTGGATTAACTATTCCAGTCACATGGACCCCAAATACAAGCACTCATGTTAAAGGAGAGTGGAGGGAATTTTCAGGACACACTTCGTGTGCTTCAGAAGATGATCATAACAGCCACATCAGTGCAATTATCCCAAGAAGTTTACCTCAACAAAGCATTTATCCAGATTGTCTGCGCTGTAAGGTTGAATATGATGATCATGGTGAGAAATTCCCAAAATCTACTGGGCAAGATATGTACTGCTTGCCGAAAAGCGAAGTTTTAAGCTGTTCTTGTGTAAAGAGGGAGGTCAGTGATTATATTCCATTGCCTGGAATGTCAAGATACGTCTGGTCTGTTGAAGAGGAACAGACTTTACTTCTTGGTCTCTACATTTTTGGCAAAAATCTTGTTCAGGTGACGAAATTTATAAAGAGCAAGACAATGGGAGAAGTTCTATCCTACTACTATGGAGATTTTTTTAAGTCTGATGCATATAAACGATGGTCTGCATGTAGAAAAGTAAGAAGCAGGAGATGTATACTTGGGTTGCGTATATTTTCTGGTTCCAGGCAGCAGGAACTGTTGTCACGTTTGCTTGCTGGCGTAGCAAGGGAGGTTCAAGATCCTTTGCTCGAG GTCTTCAAGACATTCAATGAGGGGATATCTGACTTTGAGCAGTTTATTTTATGCTTAAAGTCCACAGTTGGTGCACAGGTTCTTGTAGAAGCAGTTGGAATTGGCAAGGGAAAGTATGACTTGACTGGATTTGCATTAGATCCTAGTAGAAACCATGCTATTTCGGGCCGTGCAGAAATACCTATTGGCAAGGCTTGCTCATCGCTTTCGTCTGGAGATATCATAAAGTATTTGACTGGTGATTTCAGACTAAGCAAGGCAAAATCTAATGATCTATTTTGGGAAGCTGTCTGGCCTCGCTTACTTGCGAGAGGGTGGCACTCCGAGCAGCCGAAAGATTCCTCACTAGTCGGTAAGCAGGCCTTAGTCTTCCTCATTCCAGGTGTAAAGAAATTTTCCAGAAAGAAACTCGTCAAAGGAAATCATTACTTTGATTCTGTCAGCGATGTCTTGAGAAAAGTTGCGTCTGAACCGAGGCTGCTTGATTTTGGAGTTGAAGGTGATAATAATGGAGGTGAGGTTAAGATTGCAATTGGATGGATCAATGATGTTGAACCTGACAAAAGCACACTTGCTGACAAGAAACCTGCTTCCTATATCCGGCCCAGTGAACCAGGGTGTTCCCCCGAGCTTATGAAATTTACTGTGGTGGACACTAGTTTTGGTCAAGGGGAAGAACCATGTAAGGTAAGGTCACTAAGAAATCTACCTACAGATGCTGGTCATGGCTACAGTTCTTCACCACATTCTGGCGATTCTGTCAGCGTGAACTCAGAAGAACATTCAGATTCAGAAGACAGTTCTGAACCTTATGAAGATCTGGATACCAATCAGAGGGAAACTGATGCAAGCTGTGTTGACGAGGAGAGAAAAAACAATCCCCCAACTGGTGATAAGATGGCTGCTGATGTACTTCATAAGATTTCTTCCTTTCCAGGCAGGGTCAATGGTCACGTTTCAGTTGATCAATGTGTTGGCACAAAGAATAATGTCTGCTCTTCGGCTGGAACAGTTCTTCCTGTTGGTAATCAGAGGATACATGCTACTAATTCTTCAACTGAAATTAATTTTCAGTTTGATCCAAGAGTAAATCCTGAACCTCAAGTTTTCTTAGCACCTATGCCAAAGAGAAGAAGGTTAGTTTCTTTCAAGAATGAAAGAACTGGTCGCAAAGGAACTGCTGTCAGTAAAAGGCATTACGGGAAGCAAGCTGACACCCCACTGCAACCTGTGCCTAAAGCAAATGAAGCAAGTGCAGGGGCCAACCCTTTTGTATGGAGCACAATTTCAAGCTCATCAACCAACATAACCTTTGGCACTAATAGCAATCACACATATTGCGGACAGCTTCACAATGTGCCCCCTAATGTTGAAGTGGTTTACAAGGAAAAAGCTCAACGTAAGCATGTTATTGATCTGAATATCCCTCAAATGCCTTCTGATTATGAGTCGACTACAAGTTATATCCAACCTCCAACTGACAATAATGCAGTAATCATGGACATACCTATGCATCCCTCAGAAACCAAGGAGGCGGATGACTGCCTTCCAGATATCAATACCTCTAGTAATGCAATCTTAAGCGAGCAGCTTTCTTTCAACTCGAGGAGGCAGAGTACCAGAAGCCGCCCACCAACATCCCGAGCTCTGGAAGCTCTTGCATGTGGCTTTATGGGGAAGCAGAAAGGTGGGGAGGGAAATTTCCCATCTTCTAGCAGGAGCAGCAGACCTGTCCGACGACCACGAAGATCAACTGATGTTACAGTTCCATTTCCTTCTGATGGCGTCGGGAGTGGTTCTCATTTTAGTGACCAAGCCATCGCTGTCAATGAATGGCGCATGAGTAATAATCAGTTTCAAATACTTCACAGCGCCCCCTCAAATAACTCCAGTGAAAAAGGGACTCTTGAATTGTTTGGGGCAGACAACTCTACTGATAAAGGAACTCGTGAAATTGTCTGGCATTCTGTAGATGGCATGAAAACGAGTAAGGAGCTACATGCGCAGCAATTTCATTGA